From the Bacteroidota bacterium genome, one window contains:
- a CDS encoding sugar phosphate isomerase/epimerase family protein has protein sequence MTNARRSFLKKAATAAATVTAAATGLPRVVASQSLVSQPARRTRIGVSTYSFWRFNGPKEEYSIESCIDQAAAMGFDGVEILHVQMTSEDNSYLQNLKRRAFSLGLDLCGFSTHQGFVYPDAAKRQENIDKTNHQIELAYKMGIPTMRINTGRWGTSASFDALMANRGIEPPLEGYTDEDGFEWVIDAIGACVERAKECGVVLGLENHWGLGRTAEGVQRIVDAINSPWLQVTLDTGNFLEDPYDRLDMLAGQTILMQAKTYYGGGKWYSLDLDYDRIAGIMKAHNYQGYVSLEFEGTEDGATAIPRSLDLLRNAFG, from the coding sequence ATGACAAATGCGCGCCGTTCGTTCTTGAAAAAGGCAGCAACTGCTGCTGCAACTGTTACTGCGGCTGCTACCGGGTTGCCCCGCGTGGTTGCTTCCCAATCGTTAGTATCACAGCCGGCGCGGCGTACGCGCATTGGCGTCTCTACCTATTCTTTCTGGCGATTTAATGGCCCCAAGGAGGAATACAGCATCGAATCTTGTATCGATCAGGCAGCCGCCATGGGTTTTGATGGGGTGGAAATCCTCCACGTACAGATGACGTCTGAAGACAACAGTTACCTGCAGAATCTGAAGCGGCGGGCGTTTTCACTCGGACTTGATCTGTGCGGGTTTTCCACACACCAGGGCTTTGTATATCCGGATGCAGCCAAGCGCCAGGAAAACATCGACAAAACGAATCACCAGATTGAGCTGGCCTACAAAATGGGGATTCCCACCATGCGGATTAACACAGGCCGTTGGGGCACATCAGCCTCGTTTGATGCGCTCATGGCGAATCGCGGCATTGAGCCACCGCTTGAAGGGTACACCGACGAAGATGGGTTTGAATGGGTGATTGATGCAATTGGCGCTTGCGTTGAGCGCGCGAAAGAATGTGGTGTTGTACTGGGCCTTGAAAATCATTGGGGCCTTGGTCGTACAGCGGAAGGCGTGCAGCGGATTGTTGATGCAATCAATTCTCCGTGGTTGCAGGTTACCCTGGATACAGGCAATTTTCTCGAAGACCCCTATGATCGGCTGGATATGTTGGCCGGCCAGACCATCCTGATGCAGGCCAAAACTTATTATGGTGGCGGGAAGTGGTACTCACTCGATTTGGACTACGACCGGATCGCCGGCATCATGAAAGCACACAACTACCAGGGCTATGTGTCGCTTGAATTTGAAGGGACAGAAGATGGTGCCACGGCTATTCCACGTAGCCTTGATTTGCTCCGGAATGCGTTTGGTTAA
- a CDS encoding SpoIIE family protein phosphatase — MNNLKITFFTFLAVFVAILLIGATVAPYALQHAESLYLEVQADANARYARTMANFVRGRLAAGVDPDTVISEFQEATAGSQVETGYVCLINQDGVRYLSHPAEEFNGMPVKPQALFDPNFSGEGQTRWREHLERGESNTGLLHLGPNMPIEVVHFNALPELQWTVSSHENTARIQNQVELVKSWLTVASILFGLVIAIPATIAARRVNAHYALQQQRQFELEQALLQGEHDRKAKELAEARDLQLSMLPKTPPTLDDASVAFYMNPATEVGGDYYDYQVTEDGTLTLAIGDATGHGLQANTLVTATKSLFASLGHQADLIEIIRKASATIRRIGLPKVYMAFALARINGSTLEVVGAGMPEALLYRAADKQVTPIALKGMPLGGITSFAYQKTTVELAPGDTLLLMSDGFPEQFNQHREMRGYEFAADFFLNQCPNTPETIIERFTAALATWRATQPQTDDVTFVIYQRKQPGAV; from the coding sequence ATGAACAACCTCAAAATAACCTTCTTCACCTTTCTGGCAGTATTTGTTGCCATTCTGCTGATTGGTGCAACTGTAGCGCCTTACGCGCTGCAGCATGCAGAATCGCTTTACCTGGAAGTTCAGGCTGATGCCAATGCGCGGTATGCCCGCACCATGGCCAACTTTGTAAGAGGCCGGCTGGCGGCTGGCGTTGACCCTGACACTGTCATTTCAGAATTCCAGGAAGCTACCGCCGGCTCTCAGGTAGAAACTGGCTACGTATGCCTCATCAACCAGGATGGCGTTCGCTACCTGAGCCATCCCGCGGAAGAGTTTAACGGCATGCCCGTGAAACCACAGGCACTGTTCGATCCTAACTTTTCCGGTGAAGGCCAAACACGCTGGCGCGAGCACCTCGAACGGGGCGAAAGTAACACGGGCTTGCTGCATCTTGGTCCGAACATGCCCATTGAGGTGGTGCACTTCAACGCCCTGCCTGAACTGCAGTGGACCGTCTCTTCACACGAAAACACAGCCCGTATTCAAAACCAGGTTGAACTGGTAAAATCGTGGCTAACCGTCGCTTCTATCCTTTTTGGGCTGGTCATTGCCATTCCTGCAACCATTGCCGCACGCAGGGTTAACGCACACTACGCATTACAGCAACAACGCCAGTTTGAGCTCGAACAGGCCTTGCTACAGGGTGAACACGACCGCAAAGCCAAAGAGTTGGCAGAAGCACGGGACCTGCAGTTATCCATGCTGCCTAAAACACCGCCTACCCTCGATGATGCCTCTGTTGCCTTCTACATGAATCCGGCCACAGAAGTCGGTGGCGACTACTACGACTATCAGGTAACTGAAGATGGCACCCTTACCCTCGCTATTGGTGATGCAACAGGACACGGCCTCCAGGCAAATACGCTGGTTACCGCAACAAAAAGCCTGTTTGCAAGCCTCGGCCATCAGGCAGACTTGATTGAAATCATCCGCAAAGCCTCTGCTACCATTCGACGTATTGGGCTTCCCAAGGTGTACATGGCCTTTGCCCTTGCTCGTATCAACGGCTCTACCCTCGAAGTTGTTGGTGCAGGCATGCCGGAAGCCTTGCTTTACCGGGCTGCAGACAAGCAGGTAACCCCTATTGCCCTCAAAGGCATGCCCCTCGGCGGCATCACTTCTTTTGCCTATCAAAAAACAACCGTGGAGCTTGCACCGGGCGACACCCTGTTGCTCATGAGTGATGGATTCCCCGAGCAATTCAATCAACACCGCGAAATGCGCGGCTACGAATTTGCAGCCGACTTTTTCTTAAATCAGTGCCCCAACACACCTGAAACGATCATCGAAAGGTTTACTGCTGCCCTTGCCACGTGGCGCGCAACGCAACCACAAACAGATGACGTCACGTTTGTTATCTACCAGCGCAAACAGCCTGGTGCTGTTTAA
- a CDS encoding tryptophan 7-halogenase produces MPSTQSSRRISADVVILGSGFSGSLLALILNKTGRSVVVIDKAIHPRFAIGESSTPIGNMILRDLANQYQLDALKPLAMYGTWVDTYPEIMRGKKRGFSYFQHQRETAFQPGNNHSNELLVTASTDNVRSDTHWLRADIDHFLTNQLDTAGITLLDNTLVTKIEQHDKAILSDAWHIEARRVEEPLHITGAFVVDATGPAGLIPRALNLSNLSTSLQTCSHAIFSHYEHVPLWQDLVAETGAKTSDYPYSCDDAAVHHCIEQGWLWMLRFDNHRVSAGFALDGNRYRMNYSVSPDAAWQTLLDQYPSLKHLFASSTLADSPGKRYRTGQLQRLWGQAAGANWVLLPHTAGFIDPLHSTGIAHTLSGVERVANLLTDHWQQPALYPALLQYSDAVIRELQTVDLLVAGCYPCFGRFELLSVYTMLYFAAAITYEERRTEAYKAGTPFNHDFLCVDETQLVKTVEEGYKAVLGALDNTQQAHSFRDTMVNLIAPYNTAGLLHPRIHNMYEYTATDL; encoded by the coding sequence ATGCCTTCCACGCAATCATCCAGACGCATTTCTGCTGATGTGGTTATCCTCGGCTCCGGCTTCTCAGGCAGCCTGTTGGCCCTGATCCTCAACAAAACGGGCCGTTCTGTGGTGGTGATCGACAAGGCAATACATCCGCGCTTCGCCATCGGCGAGTCTTCTACACCGATTGGCAACATGATCCTGCGGGACCTCGCCAATCAATACCAACTGGATGCCCTCAAGCCACTCGCCATGTACGGCACCTGGGTCGATACGTACCCCGAAATTATGCGCGGTAAAAAACGGGGATTCAGCTATTTTCAACACCAACGGGAAACGGCCTTTCAACCAGGCAACAACCACAGCAATGAACTGCTTGTTACCGCCAGCACAGACAACGTCCGTAGTGACACCCACTGGTTGCGCGCTGATATCGACCACTTTCTGACAAATCAATTGGATACTGCCGGCATTACACTGCTGGACAATACGCTGGTCACAAAAATTGAACAGCACGACAAAGCCATTTTATCGGACGCCTGGCATATTGAGGCGCGCCGGGTTGAAGAACCGCTACACATCACAGGCGCTTTTGTGGTTGATGCAACCGGTCCGGCAGGCCTCATACCGCGAGCGCTGAACCTCTCCAACTTGAGCACATCACTGCAAACCTGCTCTCATGCCATTTTCTCCCACTATGAACATGTACCGTTGTGGCAAGATCTGGTGGCAGAAACCGGCGCGAAGACCAGCGACTATCCTTATAGCTGTGACGATGCTGCCGTCCATCATTGCATTGAACAGGGCTGGCTCTGGATGCTGCGCTTCGACAACCACCGCGTAAGCGCAGGCTTTGCGCTTGACGGCAACCGGTACCGCATGAATTACTCCGTATCACCGGATGCAGCGTGGCAAACACTGCTCGATCAATACCCGAGCCTTAAACACCTGTTTGCTAGCTCGACACTAGCTGATTCGCCAGGTAAACGCTACCGCACAGGGCAGTTGCAGCGGCTTTGGGGGCAGGCAGCCGGCGCCAACTGGGTGCTCTTGCCGCATACAGCCGGCTTCATCGATCCGCTCCACAGCACGGGCATTGCCCATACCCTCTCTGGAGTTGAGCGGGTGGCAAACCTGCTGACAGACCACTGGCAACAACCGGCACTGTATCCCGCCTTGCTACAATACAGCGATGCCGTCATCCGAGAGCTGCAAACCGTTGACTTGCTTGTTGCCGGCTGTTATCCGTGTTTTGGCAGATTTGAACTACTCAGCGTGTATACGATGCTGTATTTTGCTGCTGCGATTACCTACGAAGAGCGGCGTACGGAAGCTTATAAAGCAGGTACTCCGTTTAACCATGACTTCCTCTGCGTCGATGAAACGCAGCTAGTCAAGACGGTAGAAGAGGGCTACAAAGCGGTCCTGGGTGCCCTAGACAACACCCAGCAAGCGCACAGTTTCCGGGACACCATGGTTAACCTTATTGCACCATACAATACCGCGGGGCTGCTTCACCCGAGGATTCACAACATGTACGAATACACCGCTACTGATCTCTAG
- a CDS encoding radical SAM protein — protein MLTLDEQAILAARGPKNMVSPRRPYAYLVEPEYAPDGQVADIATLFLTNRECPFRCLMCDLWKNTTDTSVAPGDIPAQIEFALQELPVATQIKLYNSGNFFDKKAIPTADWPAIAQLVAPFDRVIVENHPKLCTPACLTFRDMVQGRLEIAMGLETIHPEVLPRLNKRMTTRDFAKATAYLRSNDIDVRAFILLRPPYLNEEEGVFWAIQSMAFAFANGVQCCAIVPTRPGNGAVDQLGDAGHFARPALSSIEQVLEAGLTLCHRRGAGRVLMDLWDLEQFYACTTCGPGRKAQLHKMNLTQTILPAASCNQCSA, from the coding sequence GTGCTGACGCTAGACGAACAGGCTATTCTGGCCGCGCGGGGACCCAAAAACATGGTATCCCCGCGCCGGCCTTATGCATATCTTGTAGAGCCAGAATACGCACCCGACGGCCAGGTAGCTGACATTGCTACCCTCTTTCTGACAAACCGCGAATGCCCATTCCGGTGCCTGATGTGCGACCTCTGGAAAAACACCACCGACACATCTGTTGCACCTGGCGATATTCCAGCACAAATTGAATTTGCGCTACAGGAGCTGCCCGTAGCGACGCAAATCAAGCTTTACAACAGCGGGAATTTCTTCGACAAAAAGGCCATCCCAACGGCCGATTGGCCGGCCATTGCACAGCTTGTTGCACCATTTGACCGGGTTATCGTAGAAAATCACCCCAAGCTTTGCACCCCCGCCTGTCTCACATTCCGGGATATGGTACAGGGCAGACTTGAAATCGCCATGGGCCTCGAAACGATTCACCCGGAAGTACTGCCCCGGTTGAACAAGCGCATGACAACGCGTGATTTTGCAAAGGCAACGGCCTACTTGCGTAGCAACGATATCGATGTACGGGCCTTTATTTTACTGCGCCCCCCCTATCTGAATGAAGAAGAAGGGGTGTTCTGGGCCATTCAATCGATGGCTTTTGCTTTTGCAAACGGCGTACAGTGTTGTGCCATTGTACCCACCCGCCCAGGCAACGGTGCAGTGGATCAGTTGGGTGACGCAGGACATTTTGCACGGCCGGCGTTATCTTCTATTGAGCAGGTACTCGAAGCTGGCCTTACGCTGTGCCACCGGCGCGGCGCCGGCAGGGTATTGATGGATTTGTGGGATCTCGAACAATTTTATGCCTGCACAACATGCGGCCCGGGCCGAAAAGCGCAGCTGCATAAAATGAACCTTACGCAAACCATCTTGCCTGCTGCTTCCTGCAATCAGTGTAGCGCCTGA